A genomic region of Echeneis naucrates chromosome 24, fEcheNa1.1, whole genome shotgun sequence contains the following coding sequences:
- the col10a1b gene encoding collagen alpha-1(X) chain isoform X2: MDLRVTSLLLVLLTLAEATPDRFYHVPKVAKAHYPVKSHAVAGEQGLPGPPGEPGPMGPPGPPGQSGIGHSGPPGPPGPPGPSGYSQAGKPGIPGGPGKPGTPGIPGERGSPGATGPMGPRGAPGSPGTPGPGGLSSVGKPGPSGIPGSMGPRGEPGLKGHPGIPGLPGPKGERGIGVPGVQGSPGAVGPMGPTGMPGKPGVGKSGSPGYPGEPGKAGIPGRDGAPGPMGMTGPKGHTGAPGTGAPGKPGQNGTPGIPGPMGPKGPQGPAGQTGSPGMPGVGKTGEPGIPGSRGAPGTPGTTGQKGEPGPTGYTGQPGAPGPIGPAGPQGARGFQGESGPAGPKGDTGMVGAPGPKGTKGDQGAQGFAGKPGMPGAVGPQGMPGHNGPQGQKGSQGHPGAPGLPGANGAQGPKGHTGHPGAPGKGGEDGRPGPMGPPGAPGASGPSGLKGSPGNPGPPGPAGLTAKGISGPHGPPGIPGPRGHDGRPGPAGPPGPPGPPGEVVYQHEKSMPIKSHEVVMSHEMMKAPMSAFSAVLTTAYPPAATPIRFSEVLYNGEQHYDPHSGVFTCQVPGLYYFSYHIHVNGANALVALYKNEEPVVFTYDEYNKGFLDQMSGSTVLMLNPGDRVYIQVPDEESNGIFAADNVHCAFSGFLIASS; this comes from the coding sequence CCGTGGCAGGCGAGCAAGGTCTCCCAGGACCACCAGGTGAACCAGGACCAATGGGACCACCTGGACCTCCTGGGCAGAGTGGTATAGGACATTCTGGGCCACCAGGACCACCAGGACCTCCTGGACCTTCTGGCTACTCTCAAGCAGGTAAACCAGGTATTCCAGGTGGCCCTGGAAAACCAGGTACCCCCGGCATCCCTGGTGAAAGGGGATCACCTGGTGCAACTGGACCAATGGGTCCCAGAGGGGCACCTGGTTCCCCTGGAACACCCGGACCTGGAGGACTTTCTTCCGTTGGGAAACCTGGACCAAGTGGCATTCCCGGATCAATGGGCCCAAGAGGAGAGCCTGGTCTGAAGGGACATCCTGGTATTCCTGGTCTCCCTGGCCCCAAAGGAGAGCGAGGCATAGGAGTTCCTGGGGTTCAAGGATCACCAGGGGCAGTTGGACCAATGGGTCCAACTGGCATGCCTGGTAAACCTGGAGTTGGTAAATCTGGTTCCCCTGGTTATCCCGGAGAGCCCGGTAAGGCTGGCATACCAGGAAGAGATGGTGCTCCCGGGCCAATGGGTATGACAGGGCCAAAGGGTCACACTGGTGCTCCAGGCACAGGAGCACCAGGAAAACCAGGTCAGAATGGTACACCAGGCATTCCTGGACCAATGGGACCTAAAGGTCCACAAGGTCCAGCTGGTCAGACAGGCTCCCCTGGCATGCCAGGTGTTGGTAAAACAGGTGAACCTGGAATTCCTGGCAGCAGAGGAGCCCCTGGTACTCCAGGAACCACTGGTCAGAAGGGAGAGCCTGGCCCAACTGGCTACACTGGTCAGCCAGGTGCTCCTGGTCCTATTGGTCCAGCTGGTCCACAGGGTGCAAGAGGATTCCAGGGTGAATCTGGCCCAGCAGGACCCAAAGGTGATACCGGTATGGTGGGTGCACCAGGTCCAAAGGGAACCAAAGGTGACCAGGGTGCTCAGGGTTTTGCTGGAAAACCAGGTATGCCTGGGGCAGTAGGTCCACAAGGAATGCCAGGTCATAATGGTCCTCAGGGTCAAAAGGGTTCACAAGGCCATCCTGGTGCCCCAGGACTCCCGGGTGCAAATGGTGCCCAAGGACCAAAAGGACACACAGGACATCCAGGAGCACCAGGAAAAGGTGGTGAAGACGGAAGGCCAGGACCCATGGGACCACCTGGCGCTCCTGGTGCATCTGGTCCTTCTGGACTTAAGGGAAGTCCAGGAAATCCAGGCCCACCTGGTCCAGCTGGCCTTACAGCTAAAGGTATTAGTGGTCCTCATGGTCCACCTGGAATTCCAGGTCCAAGAGGTCATGATGGTCGCCCAGGCCCTGCtggtcctcctggtcctccaGGCCCACCAGGAGAGGTAGTCTACCAGCATGAGAAGAGCATGCCAATCAAGTCCCATGAGGTTGTGATGTCTCATGAGATGATGAAGGCCCCCATGTCTGCCTTCAGTGCTGTCCTGACCACAGCTTATCCCCCAGCTGCAACCCCTATTCGGTTCAGTGAGGTTCTTTACAACGGAGAGCAGCATTATGACCCCCACAGTGGTGTGTTCACCTGCCAGGTCCCTGGCCTCTACTATTTCAGCTACCATATTCATGTCAATGGTGCTAATGCCTTGGTGGCCCTCTACAAAAATGAGGAGCCAGTTGTTTTCACCTATGATGAGTACAACAAGGGTTTCCTGGATCAGATGTCAGGCAGTACTGTTCTAATGCTGAATCCCGGTGACAGAGTCTATATCCAGGTCCCTGATGAGGAGAGTAATGGCATATTTGCTGCAGATAATGTTCACTGTGCTTTCTCTGGGTTCTTGATTGCCTCATCATGA
- the frk gene encoding tyrosine-protein kinase SRK2 isoform X2: MDIQKSFAACWQRFLACFKKPAPPADDANGQAKFGIHFKNEGAHSSEPDFHSARPLPPLPSEKTADHYVALYDYSARTEEDLSFNTGDVLEALDKSTGEWWFAKAITGVSASKKGYIPANYVAPLESIDAEPWYFPDTKRQDAEKMLLAEGNQHGAFLIRNCESQRGELSLSVLDRGKVKHYKLLKMDNGHYFVSRTRSFLTLKELVEHYSKQADGLCVRLGEPCKKMEAPQTHGLSYNTVDQWEIDRKSIKLLSKLGVGQFGEVFEGLWNETTAVAVKTLKPGTMDPEDFLREAQMMKRLRHPKLIQLYAVCTMEDPIYIITELMKNGSLLEYLQKDKGATLCFSDQVEMASQVASGMAFLELQNYIHRDLAARNVLVGENNICKVADFGLARVFMVKNENVYEAKEGTKFPVKWTAPEAIHNNTFTIKSDVWSFGILLYEIMTYGQMPYPAMTNYQVVQKILEGYRMPPPPNCPNVMYGIMMECWKEHEQDRPTFETLQWKLEDFFDLDITSYDSASPY; this comes from the exons ATGGACATCCAGAAGAGCTTCGCTGCGTGTTGGCAGAGGTTTCTGGCGTGTTTTAAAAAACCCGCTCCGCCTGCAGACGACGCGAACGGCCAGGCGAAATTTggcattcattttaaaaacgaGGGCGCTCATAGCTCCGAGCCGGACTTCCACTCAGCCAGACCCTTACCGCCGCTGCCCTCCGAGAAGACCGCTGACCACTATGTCGCCCTGTACGACTACTCGGCCCGTACGGAGGAGGACCTGAGCTTCAACACTGGGGATGTTCTGGAGGCTCTGGACAAGAGCACCGGGGAGTGGTGGTTTGCCAAGGCCATCACCGGGGTCTCGGCCTCCAAGAAGGGATACATCCCCGCTAATTATGTCGCACCTTTGGAGAGTATTGACGCAGAGCC ATGGTATTTTCCCGACACCAAGAGGCAGGATGCAGAGAAGATGTTGCTGGCTGAAGGGAATCAACATGGTGCCTTCCTCATCAGAAACTGTGAAAGTCAGAGGGGTGAACTCTCCCTCTCAG TGCTGGACAGAGGGAAGGTGAAACATTACAAGCTGTTAAAAATGGACAACGGTCACTACTTTGTGTCAAGGACAAGGTCCTTTCTAACACTGAAGGAGTTGGTAGAACATTATTCCAAACAGGCTGACGGCCTTTGTGTGCGTCTGGGTGAACCATGCAAAAAG ATGGAGGCCCCCCAGACTCATGGTCTGTCCTATAATACTGTGGACCAATGGGAAATTGACCGTAAATCCATCAAATTGCTTAGCAAGCTGGGAGTTGGTCAGTTTGGTGAAGTCTTTGAGGGCCTATGGAATGAAACCACAGCCGTTGCAGTGAAGACCCTCAAACCTG GTACCATGGATCCTGAGGACTTCCTGAGAGAGGCTCAGATGATGAAAAGGCTGCGGCACCCCAAGCTGATCCAACTATATGCTGTTTGCACAATGGAGGATCCCATCTACATCATCACAGAGCTAATGAAGAATGGTAGCCTGCTGGAGTACCTCCAGA AGGACAAAGGCGCCACGCTGTGTTTCTCTGACCAGGTTGAAATGGCTTCACAGGTGGCATCAGGCATGGCTTTCCTAGAGTTGCAGAACTACATCCACAGAGACCTGGCAGCCAGGAATGTTCTGGTCGGAGAGAACAATATCTGCAAGGTCGCTGACTTTGGTCTGGCCAGAGTCTTCATGGTGA agaatgagaatgTGTACGAAGCCAAAGAAGGCACAAAATTTCCTGTGAAGTGGACCGCACCAGAAGCCATCCACAACAACACGTTTACCATAAAGTCTGATGTTTGGTCCTTTGGAATTTTGCTGTATGAGATCATGACATATGGCCAGATGCCTTATCCAG CCATGACCAACTATCAGGTGGTACAGAAGATACTAGAGGGCTACAGGATGCCACCCCCCCCAAACTGCCCAAACGTCATGTATGGAATTATGATGGAATGCTGGAAGGAGCATGAACAAGACCGGCCCACATTCGAGACCCTGCAGTGGAAGCTGGAGGACTTCTTTGACCTGGACATCACCTCGTATGACAGTGCCAGCCCTTATTAG
- the frk gene encoding tyrosine-protein kinase SRK2 isoform X1, with amino-acid sequence MDIQKSFAACWQRFLACFKKPAPPADDANGQAKFGIHFKNEGAHSSEPDFHSARPLPPLPSEKTADHYVALYDYSARTEEDLSFNTGDVLEALDKSTGEWWFAKAITGVSASKKGYIPANYVAPLESIDAEPWYFPDTKRQDAEKMLLAEGNQHGAFLIRNCESQRGELSLSVLDRGKVKHYKLLKMDNGHYFVSRTRSFLTLKELVEHYSKQADGLCVRLGEPCKKMEAPQTHGLSYNTVDQWEIDRKSIKLLSKLGVGQFGEVFEGLWNETTAVAVKTLKPGTMDPEDFLREAQMMKRLRHPKLIQLYAVCTMEDPIYIITELMKNGSLLEYLQKDKGATLCFSDQVEMASQVASGMAFLELQNYIHRDLAARNVLVGENNICKVADFGLARVFMKENENVYEAKEGTKFPVKWTAPEAIHNNTFTIKSDVWSFGILLYEIMTYGQMPYPAMTNYQVVQKILEGYRMPPPPNCPNVMYGIMMECWKEHEQDRPTFETLQWKLEDFFDLDITSYDSASPY; translated from the exons ATGGACATCCAGAAGAGCTTCGCTGCGTGTTGGCAGAGGTTTCTGGCGTGTTTTAAAAAACCCGCTCCGCCTGCAGACGACGCGAACGGCCAGGCGAAATTTggcattcattttaaaaacgaGGGCGCTCATAGCTCCGAGCCGGACTTCCACTCAGCCAGACCCTTACCGCCGCTGCCCTCCGAGAAGACCGCTGACCACTATGTCGCCCTGTACGACTACTCGGCCCGTACGGAGGAGGACCTGAGCTTCAACACTGGGGATGTTCTGGAGGCTCTGGACAAGAGCACCGGGGAGTGGTGGTTTGCCAAGGCCATCACCGGGGTCTCGGCCTCCAAGAAGGGATACATCCCCGCTAATTATGTCGCACCTTTGGAGAGTATTGACGCAGAGCC ATGGTATTTTCCCGACACCAAGAGGCAGGATGCAGAGAAGATGTTGCTGGCTGAAGGGAATCAACATGGTGCCTTCCTCATCAGAAACTGTGAAAGTCAGAGGGGTGAACTCTCCCTCTCAG TGCTGGACAGAGGGAAGGTGAAACATTACAAGCTGTTAAAAATGGACAACGGTCACTACTTTGTGTCAAGGACAAGGTCCTTTCTAACACTGAAGGAGTTGGTAGAACATTATTCCAAACAGGCTGACGGCCTTTGTGTGCGTCTGGGTGAACCATGCAAAAAG ATGGAGGCCCCCCAGACTCATGGTCTGTCCTATAATACTGTGGACCAATGGGAAATTGACCGTAAATCCATCAAATTGCTTAGCAAGCTGGGAGTTGGTCAGTTTGGTGAAGTCTTTGAGGGCCTATGGAATGAAACCACAGCCGTTGCAGTGAAGACCCTCAAACCTG GTACCATGGATCCTGAGGACTTCCTGAGAGAGGCTCAGATGATGAAAAGGCTGCGGCACCCCAAGCTGATCCAACTATATGCTGTTTGCACAATGGAGGATCCCATCTACATCATCACAGAGCTAATGAAGAATGGTAGCCTGCTGGAGTACCTCCAGA AGGACAAAGGCGCCACGCTGTGTTTCTCTGACCAGGTTGAAATGGCTTCACAGGTGGCATCAGGCATGGCTTTCCTAGAGTTGCAGAACTACATCCACAGAGACCTGGCAGCCAGGAATGTTCTGGTCGGAGAGAACAATATCTGCAAGGTCGCTGACTTTGGTCTGGCCAGAGTCTTCATG aaagagaatgagaatgTGTACGAAGCCAAAGAAGGCACAAAATTTCCTGTGAAGTGGACCGCACCAGAAGCCATCCACAACAACACGTTTACCATAAAGTCTGATGTTTGGTCCTTTGGAATTTTGCTGTATGAGATCATGACATATGGCCAGATGCCTTATCCAG CCATGACCAACTATCAGGTGGTACAGAAGATACTAGAGGGCTACAGGATGCCACCCCCCCCAAACTGCCCAAACGTCATGTATGGAATTATGATGGAATGCTGGAAGGAGCATGAACAAGACCGGCCCACATTCGAGACCCTGCAGTGGAAGCTGGAGGACTTCTTTGACCTGGACATCACCTCGTATGACAGTGCCAGCCCTTATTAG
- the col10a1b gene encoding collagen alpha-1(X) chain isoform X1 translates to MTPILDNTQISVCNFFEKSKACLLYQFLYISFFLYPSTVSHGIPCSRLLAQSSKHYLYFCVPLAVAGEQGLPGPPGEPGPMGPPGPPGQSGIGHSGPPGPPGPPGPSGYSQAGKPGIPGGPGKPGTPGIPGERGSPGATGPMGPRGAPGSPGTPGPGGLSSVGKPGPSGIPGSMGPRGEPGLKGHPGIPGLPGPKGERGIGVPGVQGSPGAVGPMGPTGMPGKPGVGKSGSPGYPGEPGKAGIPGRDGAPGPMGMTGPKGHTGAPGTGAPGKPGQNGTPGIPGPMGPKGPQGPAGQTGSPGMPGVGKTGEPGIPGSRGAPGTPGTTGQKGEPGPTGYTGQPGAPGPIGPAGPQGARGFQGESGPAGPKGDTGMVGAPGPKGTKGDQGAQGFAGKPGMPGAVGPQGMPGHNGPQGQKGSQGHPGAPGLPGANGAQGPKGHTGHPGAPGKGGEDGRPGPMGPPGAPGASGPSGLKGSPGNPGPPGPAGLTAKGISGPHGPPGIPGPRGHDGRPGPAGPPGPPGPPGEVVYQHEKSMPIKSHEVVMSHEMMKAPMSAFSAVLTTAYPPAATPIRFSEVLYNGEQHYDPHSGVFTCQVPGLYYFSYHIHVNGANALVALYKNEEPVVFTYDEYNKGFLDQMSGSTVLMLNPGDRVYIQVPDEESNGIFAADNVHCAFSGFLIASS, encoded by the exons ttgtatatttctttctttctatatCCCTCTACAGTATCACATGGAATACCGTGCAGTCGCCTTTTGGCTCAAAGCTcaaaacat tatctgtatttctgtgttcCCTTAGCCGTGGCAGGCGAGCAAGGTCTCCCAGGACCACCAGGTGAACCAGGACCAATGGGACCACCTGGACCTCCTGGGCAGAGTGGTATAGGACATTCTGGGCCACCAGGACCACCAGGACCTCCTGGACCTTCTGGCTACTCTCAAGCAGGTAAACCAGGTATTCCAGGTGGCCCTGGAAAACCAGGTACCCCCGGCATCCCTGGTGAAAGGGGATCACCTGGTGCAACTGGACCAATGGGTCCCAGAGGGGCACCTGGTTCCCCTGGAACACCCGGACCTGGAGGACTTTCTTCCGTTGGGAAACCTGGACCAAGTGGCATTCCCGGATCAATGGGCCCAAGAGGAGAGCCTGGTCTGAAGGGACATCCTGGTATTCCTGGTCTCCCTGGCCCCAAAGGAGAGCGAGGCATAGGAGTTCCTGGGGTTCAAGGATCACCAGGGGCAGTTGGACCAATGGGTCCAACTGGCATGCCTGGTAAACCTGGAGTTGGTAAATCTGGTTCCCCTGGTTATCCCGGAGAGCCCGGTAAGGCTGGCATACCAGGAAGAGATGGTGCTCCCGGGCCAATGGGTATGACAGGGCCAAAGGGTCACACTGGTGCTCCAGGCACAGGAGCACCAGGAAAACCAGGTCAGAATGGTACACCAGGCATTCCTGGACCAATGGGACCTAAAGGTCCACAAGGTCCAGCTGGTCAGACAGGCTCCCCTGGCATGCCAGGTGTTGGTAAAACAGGTGAACCTGGAATTCCTGGCAGCAGAGGAGCCCCTGGTACTCCAGGAACCACTGGTCAGAAGGGAGAGCCTGGCCCAACTGGCTACACTGGTCAGCCAGGTGCTCCTGGTCCTATTGGTCCAGCTGGTCCACAGGGTGCAAGAGGATTCCAGGGTGAATCTGGCCCAGCAGGACCCAAAGGTGATACCGGTATGGTGGGTGCACCAGGTCCAAAGGGAACCAAAGGTGACCAGGGTGCTCAGGGTTTTGCTGGAAAACCAGGTATGCCTGGGGCAGTAGGTCCACAAGGAATGCCAGGTCATAATGGTCCTCAGGGTCAAAAGGGTTCACAAGGCCATCCTGGTGCCCCAGGACTCCCGGGTGCAAATGGTGCCCAAGGACCAAAAGGACACACAGGACATCCAGGAGCACCAGGAAAAGGTGGTGAAGACGGAAGGCCAGGACCCATGGGACCACCTGGCGCTCCTGGTGCATCTGGTCCTTCTGGACTTAAGGGAAGTCCAGGAAATCCAGGCCCACCTGGTCCAGCTGGCCTTACAGCTAAAGGTATTAGTGGTCCTCATGGTCCACCTGGAATTCCAGGTCCAAGAGGTCATGATGGTCGCCCAGGCCCTGCtggtcctcctggtcctccaGGCCCACCAGGAGAGGTAGTCTACCAGCATGAGAAGAGCATGCCAATCAAGTCCCATGAGGTTGTGATGTCTCATGAGATGATGAAGGCCCCCATGTCTGCCTTCAGTGCTGTCCTGACCACAGCTTATCCCCCAGCTGCAACCCCTATTCGGTTCAGTGAGGTTCTTTACAACGGAGAGCAGCATTATGACCCCCACAGTGGTGTGTTCACCTGCCAGGTCCCTGGCCTCTACTATTTCAGCTACCATATTCATGTCAATGGTGCTAATGCCTTGGTGGCCCTCTACAAAAATGAGGAGCCAGTTGTTTTCACCTATGATGAGTACAACAAGGGTTTCCTGGATCAGATGTCAGGCAGTACTGTTCTAATGCTGAATCCCGGTGACAGAGTCTATATCCAGGTCCCTGATGAGGAGAGTAATGGCATATTTGCTGCAGATAATGTTCACTGTGCTTTCTCTGGGTTCTTGATTGCCTCATCATGA